Proteins from a genomic interval of Salinivibrio kushneri:
- the coaD gene encoding pantetheine-phosphate adenylyltransferase: MITSFQINVFKDKPVTHKQHTRVIYPGTFDPITNGHLDLIERAARMFDDVIVGIAASPSKKPLFDLDERVALTQAVTAHLPNVSVVGFSGLLVNFAKQYQANILVRGLRAVSDFEYEFQLANMNRRLMPALESVFLTPSEEHSFISSTLVKEVALHDGDTSEFVAPSVLTALQEKLQDKRS, encoded by the coding sequence TTGATAACCTCTTTCCAGATCAACGTTTTTAAGGATAAGCCAGTGACACACAAACAACATACACGCGTGATTTACCCAGGCACATTTGACCCCATCACCAACGGTCACTTGGATCTGATTGAGCGGGCGGCGAGAATGTTTGATGATGTGATTGTGGGGATTGCGGCTAGCCCGAGCAAAAAACCATTGTTCGATCTGGATGAGCGCGTGGCGCTCACGCAAGCGGTCACCGCGCACCTTCCCAATGTCTCTGTGGTTGGCTTTTCAGGGTTGTTGGTCAATTTTGCCAAGCAGTACCAGGCCAACATTCTAGTGCGCGGTTTGCGGGCGGTCTCCGACTTTGAGTATGAATTTCAACTCGCCAATATGAACCGCCGGCTGATGCCGGCACTGGAAAGCGTCTTTCTGACTCCATCAGAGGAGCATTCGTTTATTTCCTCGACGTTGGTCAAAGAAGTGGCGTTACACGACGGTGATACCAGTGAGTTTGTCGCGCCTAGCGTACTGACCGCCTTGCAAGAAAAGCTGCAAGACAAGCGTTCATAA
- a CDS encoding 3-deoxy-D-manno-octulosonic acid kinase, with product MEVEQRDNECIWYDPALVEGDPRQYFDIHFWHQQAAVTGSAKGRGTTFFIRGPKMEMALRHYYRGGLFGKFVKDQYWFQGWEATRCGAEINLLAYLREKKMPVPRPVAARAVKNGRTYRADILVEKIPGARDLVAILSENSLLAHDYRAIGRLVRRLHDAGVCHTDLNIHNILRDRKGKLWLIDFDKCQQRDGEQWKEDNLARLHRSFKKEKEKRQIRWQPEDWAAVLKGYNHIRK from the coding sequence ATAGAAGTAGAGCAACGCGACAACGAGTGTATTTGGTACGATCCGGCTTTAGTGGAGGGCGACCCTCGCCAGTATTTTGATATTCATTTTTGGCACCAGCAAGCCGCCGTCACCGGTTCAGCCAAAGGGCGCGGTACCACGTTCTTTATCCGAGGGCCGAAAATGGAGATGGCGTTGCGTCATTACTATCGCGGTGGTTTGTTTGGTAAATTCGTGAAGGATCAGTATTGGTTTCAAGGATGGGAGGCGACCCGTTGTGGCGCTGAGATCAACTTACTGGCCTATCTTCGCGAGAAAAAAATGCCTGTGCCTCGTCCTGTTGCTGCACGCGCGGTAAAAAACGGCCGTACTTATCGTGCTGATATCTTGGTGGAGAAAATTCCAGGCGCGCGCGATCTGGTTGCTATCTTGAGTGAAAATAGCTTACTTGCCCATGATTATCGTGCCATTGGTCGTTTGGTTCGCCGCCTACACGACGCTGGCGTGTGTCATACCGATCTGAATATCCACAATATCCTCCGTGATAGAAAAGGAAAGCTGTGGCTGATTGACTTCGATAAGTGCCAACAGCGCGATGGCGAACAGTGGAAAGAGGATAACCTTGCCCGCCTTCATCGCTCGTTTAAAAAAGAAAAAGAGAAGCGTCAGATCCGTTGGCAACCCGAAGACTGGGCTGCCGTATTAAAAGGCTACAATCATATCCGCAAGTAA
- the waaA gene encoding lipid IV(A) 3-deoxy-D-manno-octulosonic acid transferase, which yields MRWIYTLLLTLAAPFLLVGLYRKRPGKPAVGERWREHFGGTPNIDGQPIWLHAVSVGEVLAAKPVISALQQAYPDVPILVTTTTATGAEQAERLDGIIHRYMPVDFPFAVKGFLRAVSPRVCVIMETELWPNTLHHVGRAGIPITVINARLSQKACQRYQKIAPLFQTMSKHIDLIVCQHQNDQARFASLGVDDNKLAVAGSVKFDIKAVDPALGATFRQALGERPCWIGASTHAGEDATLLAAHGILLRDYPDALLILVPRHPERFDDVAQQVASQGLSVQRRTEGEPLALSNQVYLGDTMGEMMTYLAGADVVVMAGSFLGSKVGGHNLLEPAALGKPLLTGPSYYNFQVIGDALIDAGALQVCNDSQDLAAKIGAFFNAPALAAQAGNAGLSVVEQNRGAVERTLQALAPWLNRPR from the coding sequence GTGCGCTGGATATATACATTGTTACTCACGCTTGCCGCCCCTTTTTTGCTTGTTGGGCTGTACCGTAAACGGCCTGGCAAGCCTGCTGTTGGCGAGCGGTGGCGAGAACACTTTGGCGGTACGCCCAACATAGACGGTCAGCCTATTTGGCTCCATGCGGTGTCGGTGGGGGAAGTTCTCGCGGCAAAGCCGGTGATCAGCGCGCTGCAACAAGCCTATCCAGACGTGCCGATCCTGGTCACCACCACCACCGCCACCGGCGCAGAGCAGGCCGAGCGTCTTGATGGGATCATACACCGCTATATGCCGGTTGATTTTCCATTTGCGGTAAAAGGTTTTCTCCGCGCGGTGTCACCACGGGTGTGCGTGATCATGGAAACCGAGCTTTGGCCAAATACCTTGCATCATGTGGGTCGAGCGGGCATCCCCATTACGGTCATCAACGCCCGGCTTTCTCAAAAAGCTTGCCAGCGCTACCAGAAAATTGCGCCGCTCTTTCAAACCATGAGTAAACATATCGACTTAATCGTTTGCCAGCATCAAAACGACCAAGCGCGCTTTGCTAGTCTCGGGGTTGATGACAACAAGCTCGCAGTGGCTGGCTCGGTGAAATTTGATATTAAAGCCGTGGATCCGGCGTTGGGTGCCACATTTCGCCAAGCACTTGGCGAGCGCCCTTGCTGGATAGGTGCCAGTACTCACGCGGGAGAAGACGCCACCTTGCTCGCCGCTCACGGTATTTTACTGCGCGACTACCCAGACGCCTTGCTGATATTGGTCCCTCGCCATCCTGAACGTTTTGATGATGTTGCCCAGCAAGTGGCTAGCCAAGGCCTCAGTGTGCAACGACGCACCGAGGGTGAGCCGCTGGCACTCAGTAATCAAGTTTACCTTGGGGACACCATGGGAGAGATGATGACCTACCTTGCTGGCGCAGATGTGGTAGTGATGGCGGGCAGTTTTCTGGGTAGCAAAGTGGGTGGGCATAACCTGCTTGAACCCGCGGCGTTAGGCAAGCCGCTTTTAACCGGCCCAAGCTATTATAATTTCCAAGTGATTGGCGACGCGCTGATTGACGCTGGCGCCCTACAGGTATGTAACGATAGCCAAGACCTCGCCGCCAAAATCGGTGCCTTTTTTAATGCCCCCGCTCTTGCCGCGCAAGCGGGTAACGCTGGCCTCTCTGTGGTAGAGCAAAATCGTGGCGCGGTCGAACGCACCTTGCAGGCACTCGCGCCCTGGCTTAATCGCCCGCGCTAG
- a CDS encoding glycosyltransferase, with the protein MKSKSATLIVSFYNNRNALELIFQSLAEQWNHDFNVVIADDGSKEEVKNWLSVRVEQLPFSVTHVWHEDKGFRKNRILNKAILASKSDYLIFIDGDCVPQHGFVRDHLQAAERGTVVCGRRVELSKKYTGLLVKTNKKSTFSHKYMLSMLVDYLVNRREKNTTEYTGKHLKNGLCLPWLQRLTSLSSKPRSIIGCNFSIYKKDLERINGFDMNYEAPAVGEDTDIEFRLKGVGVRTKAIKFGAALLHMYHHELPRLSTNKDIFHRTVQEKAFWASNGLNKLKS; encoded by the coding sequence ATGAAAAGTAAATCCGCCACCTTGATTGTTTCCTTTTACAATAACAGAAACGCTTTAGAGTTGATTTTTCAATCACTGGCTGAACAGTGGAATCATGACTTTAATGTTGTGATCGCTGATGATGGGTCGAAAGAGGAGGTAAAAAATTGGTTATCTGTAAGAGTAGAACAACTCCCATTTTCTGTTACACATGTTTGGCATGAGGATAAGGGGTTTAGGAAAAACAGAATTCTTAATAAGGCGATACTCGCCTCAAAAAGTGACTATTTGATTTTTATTGATGGTGATTGTGTTCCTCAGCATGGGTTTGTCAGAGATCATCTGCAAGCAGCTGAACGGGGGACCGTGGTGTGTGGACGTAGAGTAGAGCTGTCTAAGAAGTACACGGGTTTACTGGTGAAAACTAATAAAAAGTCGACATTTAGTCATAAGTATATGTTATCCATGCTAGTTGACTATCTAGTTAATCGAAGGGAGAAAAATACGACAGAGTACACGGGCAAACACCTCAAAAATGGTCTGTGTCTGCCTTGGTTACAACGTTTAACGAGCCTTTCCTCGAAGCCAAGATCGATTATAGGATGTAATTTTTCTATATATAAGAAAGACTTAGAAAGAATAAACGGTTTTGATATGAACTATGAGGCGCCAGCAGTGGGTGAAGATACAGACATAGAGTTCAGACTGAAAGGCGTGGGTGTACGAACCAAGGCTATCAAGTTTGGTGCGGCGTTGTTACACATGTACCATCACGAATTACCTAGGCTCTCAACTAACAAAGATATCTTTCATAGAACCGTTCAAGAAAAAGCGTTTTGGGCTTCTAATGGCCTCAACAAGCTGAAAAGTTAA
- a CDS encoding glycosyltransferase family 4 protein, translating into MHICHVNLASGFSGGERQTLTLIQQQAQMGYQLTAVVNPKSPLVDELRAIPQCQIVLCPHYTRQHGRSITATCDLIHVHEGRAIYWALFQHLLHRVPYIVTRRIDNPLKKKWLSQLAYRKASALVGLSSEIIHQLEKRHPDAKLVKIPSSPVTYPVSQDKVEQIKAHFRGKFLVIHAANMYAHKGFDVTIEAARLLADTSPDIQFCLLGDGKERASLEAQAQGLTNVQFMGKQTNMGDWFAAADLLIHPSYTEGLGSVILEAMAAGLPVIGARAGGIPDIIEDSISGYLITPGDSASLAARIHNIRKDDVTLSFIKENSEARINQFDISECAKKYEALYKEIKG; encoded by the coding sequence ATGCATATTTGTCACGTCAATCTCGCGTCAGGCTTTAGTGGTGGGGAACGCCAAACCCTCACCTTAATCCAGCAACAAGCCCAAATGGGCTACCAGCTCACGGCGGTGGTGAACCCTAAAAGCCCGCTGGTCGACGAGCTTCGCGCGATACCTCAATGCCAAATCGTGCTTTGTCCGCACTATACTCGGCAACATGGGCGCTCAATCACTGCAACATGCGATCTGATCCATGTTCACGAAGGCCGCGCCATTTATTGGGCACTGTTTCAACACCTATTGCACCGCGTACCCTACATAGTGACACGCCGCATTGATAACCCTTTAAAGAAAAAGTGGTTATCTCAACTGGCGTACCGCAAAGCCAGCGCGCTGGTCGGTTTGAGTTCGGAGATTATCCATCAACTAGAAAAACGCCACCCTGATGCCAAGTTAGTCAAAATCCCTAGCTCTCCTGTCACCTACCCTGTCTCACAAGATAAGGTTGAGCAAATCAAAGCGCACTTTCGTGGGAAGTTCTTGGTGATTCATGCCGCCAATATGTATGCGCATAAAGGCTTTGATGTCACGATTGAAGCTGCACGGTTACTGGCTGACACATCACCTGACATTCAGTTTTGCTTACTCGGTGACGGCAAAGAACGAGCGTCACTCGAGGCGCAAGCTCAGGGGCTCACGAATGTGCAGTTTATGGGTAAACAAACCAATATGGGAGATTGGTTCGCGGCGGCCGATTTGCTTATCCACCCTTCTTATACAGAGGGATTGGGCTCAGTTATTTTAGAAGCAATGGCGGCAGGGCTGCCCGTGATAGGCGCCCGAGCGGGTGGGATCCCTGATATCATTGAAGACAGCATTAGTGGCTATTTAATCACACCAGGGGATAGTGCATCCCTCGCCGCGAGGATTCACAATATCAGGAAAGATGATGTCACACTTTCCTTCATAAAGGAAAACTCCGAAGCGAGGATAAATCAATTTGACATATCTGAGTGCGCTAAAAAATATGAAGCCCTATATAAAGAAATAAAGGGTTAA
- a CDS encoding glycosyltransferase family 2 protein, which yields MITGVVITLNEEKNIKACIESLQQVCSNIVVVDSQSTDRTLAIAEQLGATVVTQAYLGDGLQKNVGLAHTDNQWILSIDADERLTEEAVQQIQALDLANTAHDAFAFRRRNHIGSRWIKQCGWYPDYCIRLYNKSKTRFAEVKQHAAVEAKNPKQLDCDLIHYSFENLGQLFAKPGRNFSGRAAKIMYQKGKRANAFSPFVHGLNAFIRKYIFQRGFLGGVDGMTVALSSAVNSYLKYAKLLEFQRDPKVLENEDFNKVW from the coding sequence ATGATCACAGGCGTCGTCATTACGCTCAACGAAGAAAAAAACATCAAAGCGTGTATCGAGTCACTTCAGCAGGTGTGCTCTAACATTGTGGTGGTTGACTCGCAAAGCACAGATCGCACGCTTGCCATTGCAGAGCAACTCGGTGCCACCGTAGTCACTCAAGCTTACCTCGGTGATGGTCTGCAAAAAAACGTTGGCTTGGCGCACACTGACAATCAATGGATCCTCAGTATTGATGCTGACGAACGTCTTACCGAAGAAGCAGTGCAGCAAATCCAAGCGCTAGATTTGGCCAATACAGCGCATGATGCCTTTGCCTTTCGTCGCCGTAACCACATCGGTAGCCGCTGGATCAAACAGTGCGGCTGGTATCCAGACTACTGCATTCGCTTGTATAACAAGTCAAAAACGCGGTTTGCCGAAGTTAAGCAACACGCGGCAGTTGAGGCCAAAAACCCGAAACAGCTTGACTGTGATCTTATCCACTATTCGTTTGAGAACCTCGGACAGCTTTTCGCCAAGCCGGGACGCAACTTTAGCGGGAGAGCAGCTAAAATTATGTACCAAAAAGGAAAACGTGCCAACGCGTTTTCTCCTTTTGTGCATGGCCTCAACGCCTTTATTCGTAAGTATATTTTTCAGCGCGGCTTTTTGGGTGGAGTCGATGGTATGACAGTCGCACTCAGCTCTGCGGTAAATAGTTATCTGAAATATGCCAAATTACTCGAGTTCCAACGCGATCCAAAAGTGCTAGAAAACGAAGACTTCAATAAGGTGTGGTGA
- a CDS encoding glycosyltransferase family 2 protein, producing MYNPKVSVVIPVYNVEDFIAQCLESVINQTYENLEIICINDGSTDSSKGICDSFAQRDNRVRVIDQKNKGLSGARNSGIKDAKGEFLFFLDSDDWLSLSAISSLVNASKGYDVISGGVLAYNESNGDFRRYKKRRSSKINFNKDFFQLEIVVWNKLYRKEIFNGIRFKEGLIHEDEEFYWQVFSRSPKVKTIDEDVIFYRERVGSITKKSSYSDRYQYNYISIIDYIYPLSQKKPDLAYPFYKTCLKFLKQLKRKNAPFEAYEQYIKRKYGVEDSHTFKLKLKALKLSHWCASRVARSRY from the coding sequence ATGTATAACCCTAAAGTAAGTGTTGTTATTCCTGTTTATAATGTTGAAGATTTTATTGCTCAGTGTTTAGAGTCAGTGATTAATCAGACATATGAAAACCTTGAGATTATTTGCATCAATGATGGTTCTACTGATAGCAGTAAAGGTATATGTGACAGCTTTGCTCAAAGAGATAACAGAGTTAGGGTCATTGATCAAAAGAATAAAGGCCTTTCTGGTGCACGAAACTCGGGAATAAAAGATGCGAAAGGTGAGTTCCTATTTTTTCTTGATTCCGATGATTGGCTATCTTTAAGTGCTATTAGTTCTTTGGTCAACGCATCTAAAGGTTATGATGTCATTTCGGGTGGGGTTTTAGCCTATAATGAATCCAACGGGGACTTTCGTCGTTACAAAAAACGAAGAAGCTCAAAAATAAATTTTAATAAAGATTTTTTTCAGCTTGAAATTGTAGTTTGGAACAAACTATATAGAAAAGAAATTTTCAATGGGATTCGTTTTAAAGAAGGCCTAATACATGAAGACGAAGAGTTTTATTGGCAAGTTTTCTCCAGATCACCTAAAGTAAAAACTATTGATGAAGACGTGATTTTTTATAGGGAAAGAGTCGGATCCATTACTAAAAAGTCGTCTTACAGTGATAGATACCAATACAATTATATTAGTATTATCGACTATATCTATCCATTATCCCAAAAAAAGCCTGATCTTGCTTACCCTTTTTATAAAACTTGTTTAAAGTTTCTTAAGCAACTCAAAAGAAAAAATGCACCATTTGAAGCTTATGAGCAGTATATAAAAAGAAAATATGGCGTAGAAGACTCTCACACGTTCAAGCTCAAACTGAAAGCTCTAAAACTGTCACATTGGTGCGCGTCACGCGTAGCTCGTTCCCGGTATTAA
- a CDS encoding glycosyltransferase: MRVAIVVNCLKLGGMERVAVNLSDAFTAHGDDATLIYLKNRPQDIKPTSDVDVRLFDLKKSVLKTGIGALYYFICKLVNALVSKTFPLLFAYPNSFFFKRKLRQLEAEKGKFDLVIFRGQGTFEQLWPLHDDRFVYVCENIIKPHHYGAFSSIVYRAIFDYKNIVCVSEGAHKSFQSLANIHNISPLISKVISNPNNTPYIREQADRTEPDMHPRPFILGLGRLTQVKNFTLLVKAYAHLVDRCGIHQDLVIVGEGKDRENIENTVKEHNLEHRVFFKGARKNPFPWFKHADLFVLSSRFEGLGMVLLEALACDSRIVCTDSDGGVRQIMDGELEKYLSAQEPEPLADKMYKSLSSSWSDKEKSYIEEKLTEFSGEKIVSEYKKVSYV; the protein is encoded by the coding sequence ATGCGTGTCGCAATTGTCGTCAATTGTCTCAAACTCGGTGGGATGGAGAGAGTTGCGGTAAATTTATCCGATGCATTCACCGCCCATGGTGACGATGCCACGCTAATCTACCTCAAAAATCGACCACAAGATATAAAGCCGACGTCGGATGTGGACGTCCGCCTGTTTGATCTTAAAAAGTCAGTATTAAAAACCGGCATAGGTGCGCTTTATTACTTTATTTGTAAGCTGGTTAATGCGCTGGTCAGCAAAACCTTCCCGCTACTCTTTGCCTATCCAAATTCTTTTTTCTTCAAGCGAAAACTTAGACAGCTTGAGGCGGAAAAAGGAAAATTTGATCTGGTCATTTTTCGTGGCCAAGGCACCTTTGAACAACTTTGGCCGCTACATGATGACCGCTTTGTTTATGTCTGTGAAAACATTATCAAGCCTCACCATTACGGCGCTTTTTCCAGTATCGTTTACCGTGCGATTTTTGATTATAAAAATATTGTCTGCGTTTCCGAGGGAGCCCATAAGAGCTTTCAATCTCTCGCCAACATTCACAATATATCACCCTTGATCTCGAAAGTTATAAGCAATCCTAACAATACACCCTATATTCGTGAACAAGCAGATAGAACGGAGCCAGATATGCATCCTCGACCTTTTATCCTTGGCTTGGGACGATTGACACAGGTAAAAAATTTTACGTTACTGGTTAAGGCTTACGCGCACCTCGTTGATAGGTGCGGTATCCATCAAGATCTGGTTATTGTTGGCGAAGGAAAAGATAGAGAAAATATCGAAAATACTGTAAAAGAGCACAATTTAGAGCATCGGGTATTTTTTAAAGGCGCGCGCAAAAATCCGTTCCCATGGTTTAAGCATGCCGACCTGTTTGTGCTGAGTTCACGATTTGAAGGGCTCGGTATGGTATTGCTCGAGGCGCTTGCCTGTGATAGTCGTATAGTATGCACTGACTCAGACGGTGGTGTTCGTCAAATCATGGATGGAGAATTGGAAAAATACCTCAGCGCACAAGAGCCTGAACCACTCGCTGATAAAATGTATAAATCACTCAGTTCGTCATGGTCCGATAAAGAAAAATCCTACATTGAGGAAAAATTGACTGAGTTTAGTGGTGAGAAAATCGTATCTGAGTATAAAAAGGTTTCTTATGTATAA
- a CDS encoding O-antigen ligase family protein → MSTNNTTPSVSRYFSHQLYYQITRFFLFGYALCAIAFPDVGEVFRAGFLLLSLPLLYTHWPQLKKDPIMWAFFGVIIVQCLSWANSLTHIPDVANAYPHVDRLAKLFLLVPIGLALQGRKDAVITLAACFVLGVFIACYTQSDFSSQIQRLLHTHRVDFGLKNAQYTSMLGGVIAIISAFSFYLADKSRWTIRAFFALSAVLGLALTLVSQSRQVWLALAIVIALTPALMFIVGLIKGKKKLLLGYAFVVVTLFAVSQSDYIQSRALKESSVISSVVQGNLDNIPMTSVGVRLNSWLAAWDVFQKSPLVGLGENGIGYVISSSEKLSELKKTVPKYSNLSHLHSNHIETLVAYGLAGFALILFTYFQLAKRCFVARDTSENGKIVAFFSIAFFIYWLTINAFETFNSRSLGVFAFVIISGCFYSLTSAKNNTQGED, encoded by the coding sequence GTGAGCACCAATAACACGACACCATCCGTATCTCGATACTTTAGTCATCAGCTGTATTACCAAATCACCCGTTTTTTCCTATTCGGTTATGCCTTGTGTGCCATCGCATTTCCTGACGTGGGTGAAGTCTTCCGCGCAGGCTTTTTGTTATTAAGCCTACCCTTGCTTTATACCCATTGGCCACAGCTTAAAAAAGACCCCATAATGTGGGCTTTTTTTGGTGTCATTATTGTCCAGTGTCTAAGTTGGGCAAATAGCTTGACGCATATTCCTGATGTTGCCAATGCCTACCCACATGTCGATCGATTGGCAAAACTGTTTTTGCTCGTCCCCATCGGCCTCGCCTTACAAGGGCGCAAGGATGCTGTTATCACGCTCGCTGCTTGCTTTGTTTTGGGCGTGTTTATCGCCTGTTACACACAAAGCGACTTTTCAAGCCAGATTCAGCGACTGCTCCACACACACCGCGTCGACTTTGGCTTAAAGAATGCGCAGTACACCTCGATGCTGGGCGGTGTGATCGCGATTATTTCGGCGTTTAGCTTTTATCTCGCCGACAAAAGTCGCTGGACGATTCGTGCGTTTTTTGCACTTTCAGCCGTCCTGGGTCTCGCATTAACACTGGTCAGCCAGTCGCGACAAGTGTGGCTTGCTCTGGCGATCGTCATCGCATTAACGCCAGCGCTGATGTTTATTGTTGGGCTCATTAAAGGGAAGAAAAAGCTACTTCTTGGCTACGCATTTGTCGTCGTCACCCTGTTTGCAGTCAGTCAATCTGACTATATTCAAAGCCGCGCGTTAAAGGAGAGCTCGGTTATTTCGAGCGTGGTCCAAGGCAACCTAGATAACATCCCGATGACCAGTGTCGGTGTCAGGCTGAACTCTTGGTTAGCGGCTTGGGATGTATTTCAAAAGAGTCCCTTGGTAGGTCTGGGTGAAAACGGTATTGGGTATGTTATCTCTTCTTCTGAGAAACTTTCAGAGCTGAAAAAAACGGTGCCTAAGTATAGCAACCTATCGCATTTACATAGTAACCACATAGAAACACTGGTCGCCTATGGCTTGGCAGGCTTTGCACTGATTTTATTTACCTACTTCCAGCTCGCTAAGCGTTGCTTTGTCGCTCGCGATACGTCGGAAAACGGTAAGATAGTCGCATTCTTCTCTATCGCCTTTTTTATCTACTGGCTAACCATTAATGCCTTCGAAACCTTTAACAGCCGAAGCCTTGGTGTGTTTGCCTTTGTCATAATATCGGGCTGCTTTTACTCACTAACTAGCGCCAAAAACAACACACAGGGTGAAGACTGA
- the waaF gene encoding lipopolysaccharide heptosyltransferase II, with protein sequence MTRILVIGPSWVGDMVMSQSLYKALKQQHPDAKIDVMAPAWCAPILARMPEVNRSIEMPLGHGEFALGKRYQLGKRLAKRGYDRAYVLPNSAKSALTPWFAGIPTRTGWKGEMRYGLLNDLRPNKKAFQYMVERYVALAHPRAEMQNSASLGGLEGLPKPELTIDPDAQAAVITKLGLNQDKPVIGLCPGAEFGPAKKWPEQHYAEVARQAHQQGYQIWLFGSAKDVETCENIATLAENAPNIHVLAGKTNLIEAVDLLGACQTVVSNDSGLMHIAAAVNCQVIAIYGSTSPDYTPPLTSKVDIVHTDIECRPCFQRECPLGHLKCLNDLAPSQVVKRILP encoded by the coding sequence ATGACACGCATTTTAGTCATTGGTCCATCATGGGTCGGCGACATGGTGATGTCGCAGTCTTTGTACAAAGCCCTCAAGCAACAGCACCCGGATGCCAAGATTGATGTGATGGCGCCCGCTTGGTGCGCGCCGATTCTCGCGCGTATGCCCGAGGTTAATCGCAGCATTGAAATGCCACTCGGCCATGGAGAGTTTGCACTGGGTAAGCGCTATCAACTGGGCAAGCGCTTGGCAAAGCGTGGCTATGACCGTGCCTACGTATTGCCTAATTCGGCCAAATCGGCACTGACCCCTTGGTTTGCAGGGATCCCGACCCGCACTGGTTGGAAAGGTGAAATGCGTTATGGCTTGCTCAACGACCTGCGCCCCAACAAGAAAGCATTTCAATACATGGTTGAGCGTTATGTTGCCCTCGCTCACCCGCGCGCCGAGATGCAAAACTCTGCCTCGCTGGGCGGTCTTGAAGGCCTGCCAAAACCTGAGTTAACCATTGACCCTGACGCACAAGCGGCCGTTATCACCAAGCTGGGACTAAACCAAGATAAACCTGTGATTGGCTTATGCCCGGGTGCCGAATTCGGGCCCGCCAAAAAATGGCCTGAGCAGCACTATGCTGAAGTGGCACGCCAAGCACATCAACAAGGCTACCAAATCTGGCTATTTGGCTCGGCAAAAGATGTTGAAACCTGTGAAAACATTGCCACTCTCGCAGAAAACGCGCCTAACATTCATGTATTGGCAGGCAAAACTAACTTAATCGAAGCCGTCGACCTCTTGGGCGCGTGTCAAACTGTGGTCAGCAATGACTCGGGGTTGATGCATATCGCCGCAGCGGTCAACTGCCAAGTGATCGCCATCTACGGCTCAACATCACCCGATTACACCCCGCCGCTGACCAGTAAGGTCGATATTGTGCACACGGATATCGAGTGCCGCCCTTGCTTCCAGCGCGAATGTCCCTTAGGGCACTTAAAATGTTTAAACGACCTCGCCCCGAGCCAAGTTGTAAAAAGGATTCTACCGTGA